A region from the Hydra vulgaris chromosome 10, alternate assembly HydraT2T_AEP genome encodes:
- the LOC136086407 gene encoding uncharacterized protein LOC136086407, translating to MFIENGYDEKLLRNITHQFHQKRQNKNKIPSECNNPPVVSLPWVPGLSPKLRKIFRKAGYRAVFKSNPNLRSLLTSKNKTKLPSNSQPGTYIIKCNCSKVYIGETKILVSTRMHQHQKSINENKPNQSALAYHKTFCKENIIWEKTRTLKVENKKFERKIREALEIQNNMCSARNGGINLDEGQYVKTMFWTPFLKFKNQKKPFNR from the coding sequence atgtttattgaaaatgggTACGATGAAAAGCTATTGAGGAATATTACACACCAATTCcatcaaaaaagacaaaataaaaacaaaattccaTCAGAATGCAACAATCCTCCTGTAGTGTCTTTACCTTGGGTACCAGGCCTTTCACCAAAACTTCGAAAAATATTCCGAAAAGCAGGGTACAGAGCAGTATTTAAATCAAACCCAAATTTAAGATctttattaacatcaaaaaacaaaacaaaactaccaaGTAACAGCCAACCTGGAacgtatataataaaatgcaactGCTCCAAAGTCTACATAGGTGAAACAAAAATCCTGGTAAGTACGCGGATGCATCAACATCAGAAGAGCATTAATGAAAACAAGCCTAATCAATCTGCATTAGCATATCATAAAACCTTTtgcaaagaaaatattatttgggAAAAAACAAGAAcgttaaaagtagaaaataaaaagtttgaaagaaaaattagagaGGCGttagaaatacaaaacaacatGTGCTCTGCGCGAAACGGCGGAATTAACCTTGATGAAGGCCAATAtgtaaaaactatgttttggacgccatttttaaaatttaaaaatcaaaagaagccattcaaccgctga